In Thermodesulforhabdus norvegica, a single window of DNA contains:
- the murB gene encoding UDP-N-acetylmuramate dehydrogenase produces the protein MIEPALKEFIQMVEKDRLQRVRCLQREPLSRHTTFRIGGPVDLFVEVFYPDDVAKIMSFCKTNGLPIKIMGGGSNLLVSDGGVRGLVVKLEAAKVDDFFRETANDGLAYRDDGNVIVRVHGGLKTKTLISWCVRMGFSGCEFLAGIPATVGGAVKMNAGTQRGCMGDVVETVEVIDSEGKYHVLDYMKDCRPSYRHADIPESGVVVSATFRLLRSRPDKVRLKVKSIMKERLEKQPLGYPSAGCVFRNPAQNLSAGYLIDKCALKGVRIGDAEISAKHANWIINRGRATAKEVLSLIEMVKKRVFDEFGLVLQEELEIWHEDETM, from the coding sequence ATGATTGAGCCGGCACTGAAAGAATTCATACAGATGGTTGAAAAAGACAGACTGCAACGGGTGAGGTGCCTTCAAAGAGAACCTTTGAGCAGGCATACTACCTTCAGGATCGGCGGCCCCGTGGATCTGTTTGTTGAAGTTTTTTATCCCGATGATGTGGCAAAAATCATGAGTTTTTGTAAGACCAACGGGTTGCCCATAAAGATAATGGGCGGTGGAAGCAATCTTCTCGTTTCCGACGGGGGGGTGCGGGGGTTGGTGGTTAAACTTGAAGCGGCAAAGGTGGATGACTTTTTCCGTGAAACTGCGAATGACGGCCTGGCTTATCGAGACGACGGTAATGTTATCGTGAGGGTGCATGGGGGTCTTAAGACCAAAACACTTATCTCCTGGTGTGTCAGGATGGGCTTTTCGGGTTGTGAGTTTCTGGCCGGCATCCCTGCTACGGTAGGCGGAGCCGTGAAAATGAATGCAGGGACTCAAAGGGGTTGTATGGGTGATGTTGTCGAGACCGTGGAAGTTATAGACTCTGAAGGAAAATACCATGTCCTTGATTACATGAAAGATTGCAGGCCTTCCTATAGACACGCCGACATTCCGGAGTCCGGGGTGGTGGTATCCGCGACCTTCAGGCTTTTACGTTCTCGTCCCGATAAAGTTCGTCTGAAAGTTAAGTCTATCATGAAAGAAAGGCTCGAAAAGCAGCCTTTAGGTTATCCATCCGCAGGATGCGTTTTCCGTAACCCTGCTCAAAACCTTAGCGCAGGATATCTAATCGATAAATGCGCTCTGAAGGGAGTCAGAATAGGAGATGCCGAGATAAGTGCCAAGCACGCAAACTGGATTATAAATCGAGGTCGAGCCACGGCAAAAGAAGTACTCAGTTTGATTGAGATGGTTAAGAAAAGGGTTTTTGATGAGTTTGGATTGGTGCTTCAAGAAGAACTGGAGATCTGGCATGAGGATGAAACGATGTGA
- a CDS encoding glycosyltransferase family 4 protein: MEERLKILHLFTHHALTRGGAFQGLNLATMQQKRGHLVTCIFHRQPFRDVHSTLRQAFPFKIRHMNMKNPSSYLQLARFVKEEQIDIIHCHRNLALLFGYFSTRVLLRTSAHVLIINRGTTYPLPDPVTRRVFRSDGLDHIIAVSKAVKDVLVREEGISEEKISVIYGSYDASRFSPNIDSSGFRRELGLSDGVPLVVCVAAVDRRKGLEYFISAAHRVKKVFPEAKFCVVGNVDDREYYLRLLAERDKLGLGDSLLFTGHRKDVPTILAACSLSVCASVEGEGITGAIRESLAMKKPVVTTEVSGNSEIVIKGETGWVVPPSSGEKLAEAIIEALSNPDEAERRATKGYELVKRLCSPETRYRQVFNLYRKLLMEKRK, from the coding sequence ATGGAGGAAAGGCTTAAAATCCTGCATCTCTTTACACATCATGCTCTCACCCGGGGAGGTGCATTTCAAGGGCTGAACCTTGCTACTATGCAACAAAAAAGAGGCCACCTTGTAACCTGTATTTTCCACAGGCAACCCTTCCGCGACGTCCACAGCACGTTAAGGCAAGCTTTCCCATTCAAGATCCGGCACATGAACATGAAAAACCCCTCTTCCTACCTTCAACTCGCCCGATTTGTTAAAGAAGAACAGATAGACATAATACACTGCCACAGGAATCTTGCACTTCTTTTTGGATACTTTTCAACGCGAGTTTTATTAAGGACGTCGGCACATGTCCTTATTATCAACAGGGGAACCACCTATCCCTTGCCGGATCCCGTAACCCGCCGGGTCTTCCGCTCCGATGGGCTTGATCACATAATTGCGGTCAGCAAAGCGGTAAAGGACGTTCTGGTAAGAGAAGAAGGTATTTCAGAGGAAAAGATTTCCGTAATCTACGGCAGTTATGACGCATCACGATTCAGCCCAAACATCGATAGTTCCGGCTTTCGGAGAGAGCTCGGGTTGTCGGACGGCGTGCCTCTTGTCGTGTGCGTTGCCGCGGTGGACAGGCGAAAAGGGCTTGAGTACTTCATCAGCGCCGCTCACAGGGTAAAAAAAGTTTTTCCCGAGGCCAAATTCTGCGTGGTCGGTAACGTGGACGACAGGGAATACTATCTTCGTCTGCTTGCCGAAAGAGATAAGCTGGGTCTCGGCGATTCACTTCTCTTTACGGGACACAGAAAGGACGTTCCCACAATTCTTGCGGCCTGCAGTCTATCCGTTTGCGCATCCGTTGAAGGAGAAGGCATAACCGGAGCAATCAGAGAGTCGCTTGCCATGAAAAAGCCCGTCGTTACGACGGAGGTTTCCGGGAATTCGGAAATCGTAATAAAGGGGGAAACAGGCTGGGTAGTTCCGCCTTCCAGCGGCGAAAAGTTGGCCGAAGCCATCATCGAAGCCCTGTCAAATCCAGACGAAGCGGAGAGGCGTGCTACAAAAGGCTATGAGCTGGTCAAAAGGCTATGTTCCCCTGAAACCCGCTACCGGCAGGTCTTTAACCTGTACAGAAAGCTACTTATGGAGAAAAGAAAATGA
- a CDS encoding DegT/DnrJ/EryC1/StrS family aminotransferase, whose amino-acid sequence MNIFRRSGNMSNSSENRRISEVVLSMDCLEALFSSLDFKGWRILEKAGRKGIRIWVHLGILNALFERWLSKGRGLEFKRLVGRILEYAKPLAALSEDAFSICNDSVDPYVRQVLLSLDRLGPEAKALCVEHLEKPASSGLWITIDEFTEYLDGTVTTVPVPFVDLRSQQDRIRASLEKNIFRVLMHGRYVRGDEVSELEHKLAEYVGVRHCIACSSGTDAILLSLLALRIGPGDAVFTSPFTFFATAEAIALLGATPVFVDVDPVNFLIDPNQLVKAVKSLSEGGIDYPLPESGDLKARAVITVDLFGVPCDYDRIRVIADRYGLLLIEDAAQAFGARRKGRRACSFGDLACTSFFPAKPLGCYGDGGAVFTDFDEYADVVRSLRDHGQGLGAYEHLRVGLNARMDTLQAAILLAKLEIFEEELGLRRKVAEEYSRLIGNLPGVRIPQVALPELTESAWAQYCVVFERKEVRDKVRRALNSAGIPCAVYYPVPLHLQPAFSRLGYKKGDFPVAEWLSERVLALPFHPYLGPEVMEKVAGIIEASIRHIS is encoded by the coding sequence GTGAACATTTTCAGGCGAAGTGGGAATATGTCTAATTCTTCGGAAAATCGGCGAATAAGCGAAGTGGTCCTATCGATGGATTGTCTTGAGGCCCTCTTTAGTTCTCTCGACTTCAAAGGATGGCGTATCCTTGAGAAAGCAGGCCGTAAAGGCATAAGGATTTGGGTGCATCTGGGTATTCTGAATGCTCTTTTTGAAAGGTGGTTGTCGAAGGGTAGGGGGTTGGAGTTTAAAAGGCTGGTGGGCAGAATCCTTGAGTATGCGAAACCTCTAGCTGCGCTTTCTGAAGATGCTTTTTCCATTTGCAATGACTCGGTAGATCCTTATGTCAGGCAGGTGTTACTTTCTCTTGACCGCCTTGGCCCGGAAGCAAAAGCCCTTTGTGTGGAACATCTGGAAAAACCTGCTTCTTCCGGGTTGTGGATTACAATTGACGAATTTACCGAATATCTGGATGGTACCGTGACGACGGTCCCTGTGCCCTTTGTTGATCTCAGGAGTCAGCAGGATCGAATAAGGGCATCCCTGGAGAAAAATATCTTTCGGGTTCTCATGCACGGCAGGTACGTCAGGGGGGACGAGGTTTCTGAGCTGGAGCATAAGCTGGCGGAGTATGTGGGTGTCAGGCACTGTATTGCCTGTTCCAGCGGGACCGATGCCATTCTTTTGAGTTTGCTTGCCCTGAGGATCGGCCCCGGGGATGCGGTTTTTACAAGTCCCTTTACTTTTTTTGCAACGGCGGAAGCTATAGCACTTCTTGGGGCTACGCCGGTATTCGTTGACGTGGATCCGGTAAACTTTCTCATCGACCCGAATCAGCTTGTTAAGGCGGTAAAATCCCTCAGTGAAGGAGGAATTGATTATCCCCTTCCTGAGTCCGGAGACCTGAAAGCGCGGGCCGTAATAACCGTTGATTTGTTCGGCGTGCCCTGTGACTATGACAGAATAAGAGTCATTGCCGATCGTTACGGTCTTCTTCTGATCGAGGATGCGGCTCAGGCCTTTGGTGCCCGGCGAAAAGGGCGCAGAGCCTGTAGTTTCGGTGATTTGGCGTGCACCTCCTTTTTTCCCGCAAAACCTCTGGGTTGCTATGGGGACGGCGGAGCAGTTTTTACAGACTTCGATGAGTACGCCGACGTGGTGAGGTCCCTCAGGGATCACGGTCAGGGTTTGGGTGCTTACGAGCACCTGAGAGTGGGCTTAAATGCGAGAATGGATACGCTTCAGGCGGCGATCCTTCTGGCCAAACTCGAAATTTTTGAAGAAGAACTGGGCCTCAGGAGGAAAGTAGCGGAAGAGTACTCAAGGCTTATAGGTAACCTGCCCGGTGTCAGAATTCCTCAAGTAGCCCTGCCGGAACTTACGGAGAGTGCCTGGGCTCAATATTGCGTCGTCTTTGAGCGTAAAGAAGTCAGGGATAAGGTTAGGAGAGCCCTGAATTCCGCAGGGATACCCTGTGCCGTTTACTATCCTGTTCCGCTTCATCTGCAGCCGGCTTTTTCCCGTCTTGGCTATAAGAAGGGCGATTTCCCTGTTGCCGAATGGCTTTCGGAACGGGTCCTGGCTCTGCCGTTCCACCCCTATCTCGGGCCCGAGGTTATGGAAAAAGTTGCAGGGATTATAGAAGCTTCAATCCGTCATATTTCGTAA
- a CDS encoding MFS transporter — protein MSTGRNPFGSFRLLLFPLCCFLFTATFWMMMAFLPIYLTNLGVAGNHLGFILGMYPLAGLGFIIPFGVLADRLSPKKVLYAGASCMLIHIVMLKFALAECLIFFATFVGGLGLNIFQTVLFALYLKVIPEDHRGLRVSIFQMGFFLGFGVGPLIGGYLWNSGGYDLILKISTYVFLVLIVCYALLPEGSINRFSWSEYREDVFQKKTLLFLAVYFVYALHFGVEHTGFSMLMKKELLFSAREIGLVYLAVGLWMTLLAPLTGHQFDIHPRITPFLVGGMVVSSVFHIATAFADSVNRMILVRILHTLGDSPVIFATGLLTSTLFPQRRLGGNSAVVQTVRTVGVFTGNAMTGIIASYTGYGGAFIYTGIFFLMSAILFLPFVYAYFDAPRGKNLPVSDSPT, from the coding sequence ATGAGCACCGGTCGAAACCCATTCGGTTCCTTCCGTTTGCTCCTTTTTCCGTTGTGCTGTTTTCTCTTCACCGCCACTTTCTGGATGATGATGGCCTTTCTTCCCATCTATCTCACAAACCTCGGCGTTGCCGGAAATCATCTTGGATTCATCCTGGGCATGTACCCCCTGGCAGGACTGGGTTTTATAATCCCTTTCGGAGTCCTGGCCGATCGCCTCAGCCCCAAAAAAGTCCTTTACGCCGGCGCGTCGTGCATGCTTATCCACATTGTCATGCTGAAGTTTGCCCTTGCAGAATGTTTAATTTTCTTCGCAACCTTCGTGGGGGGGTTGGGATTAAACATATTCCAGACCGTTCTTTTTGCCCTCTACCTTAAGGTAATCCCCGAAGATCACCGGGGACTAAGGGTGTCGATTTTTCAGATGGGTTTCTTTCTGGGCTTCGGCGTCGGCCCACTTATAGGAGGCTATCTCTGGAATTCGGGAGGTTACGACCTCATCCTAAAAATATCGACATACGTCTTTCTGGTATTAATAGTTTGTTACGCTCTCCTTCCGGAAGGCTCCATAAACCGATTTTCCTGGAGTGAGTATCGGGAAGACGTCTTTCAAAAGAAGACTCTGCTATTTCTGGCCGTATACTTCGTTTACGCACTCCACTTTGGGGTAGAACACACAGGGTTTTCAATGCTGATGAAGAAAGAGTTACTCTTCAGCGCCCGTGAAATCGGTCTGGTTTATTTGGCCGTCGGCTTATGGATGACACTCCTCGCTCCCTTAACGGGTCATCAGTTCGACATACATCCCCGCATTACGCCTTTTCTGGTAGGCGGTATGGTGGTATCATCGGTTTTCCACATCGCCACGGCCTTTGCCGACTCGGTAAACCGTATGATTCTCGTAAGAATCCTGCACACCCTCGGCGACAGTCCGGTGATTTTCGCAACAGGCTTACTGACCTCCACCCTTTTCCCCCAAAGGAGACTTGGAGGCAATTCTGCCGTCGTGCAAACGGTCAGAACCGTCGGTGTGTTCACGGGAAATGCCATGACCGGAATCATTGCATCCTATACGGGATACGGCGGCGCCTTCATCTATACCGGAATCTTCTTTTTGATGTCTGCTATACTGTTTCTGCCCTTCGTTTACGCATACTTTGACGCTCCCCGTGGGAAAAACCTTCCCGTGTCGGATAGTCCCACATGA
- a CDS encoding phosphatidylglycerophosphatase A family protein codes for MNCNFGKTVSKSLSILAASAGGAGFLPRMPGTWGTAVAIPIVVWGYETFKSPAAFRFFILTWLLLVCLISALVLPEVQKLWKETDPTRFVLDEVAGFLVVPLITGDKLHISVLLIPGFLLFRLFDISKPPGVRHFDRMKGTFCGVMGDDIVSGLYAGFILLILGKLI; via the coding sequence ATGAACTGCAACTTCGGGAAAACCGTAAGCAAGTCGTTAAGCATACTGGCCGCTTCGGCCGGTGGCGCGGGTTTTCTGCCTCGAATGCCCGGAACATGGGGAACTGCAGTGGCTATTCCCATCGTGGTATGGGGCTACGAAACCTTCAAAAGCCCTGCAGCATTCAGATTTTTTATCCTGACCTGGCTATTGTTGGTATGCCTGATCTCGGCATTAGTGCTCCCGGAAGTACAAAAACTGTGGAAGGAAACCGACCCCACAAGGTTCGTTCTGGACGAAGTCGCAGGATTTCTGGTAGTTCCCCTGATTACCGGCGATAAACTTCACATATCCGTGCTTCTCATCCCGGGCTTCCTGCTCTTTCGCCTTTTTGACATTTCAAAACCCCCGGGTGTCAGGCACTTTGACAGAATGAAAGGCACTTTTTGCGGGGTTATGGGAGACGACATAGTAAGCGGCCTCTATGCCGGCTTCATACTTCTAATCCTTGGCAAGCTGATCTGA
- a CDS encoding GNAT family N-acetyltransferase yields the protein MMKPMIADLLSSPVQAGLKFKIFSSVKEISPHEWNRLTDHLAPMMEWEYFYILEESRCVGEERRYQPFHIALVDRKDNIIAIAPFFERTDSAFEFGISGLMAEVSAITRIPFEKGLVGTIPFTPVPAYSFLTPTRNSKDLQHIVRLFLRYIDYLCEIYGFMSVRLYFVDPLLNEMQPLLAQFGYVQLITQHFMWHNHYASFEEFLRSLGSHKRRNVRRELRKLNEMGIHISMQPGSRVDEKIFDQMYGLYLRTWKKHMPPWIRPYLNRQFFILLRPFFRDRCAFSIATRGSDTKGMAIFFEKNEKLYGRYWGSFEHVPYLHFATCYYIPFMYAIEKGIKMFDPGFGGYHKEIRGFEYVPAYHFVKFFGPSRHLGYMALENVVTRNYEI from the coding sequence ATGATGAAGCCTATGATCGCCGATTTACTATCTTCACCTGTGCAGGCCGGATTAAAGTTCAAGATATTCTCAAGCGTTAAAGAGATAAGCCCCCATGAATGGAATCGGCTTACCGACCACCTGGCTCCGATGATGGAGTGGGAATATTTTTACATCCTTGAAGAATCCCGTTGCGTGGGCGAGGAACGCCGTTATCAGCCTTTCCACATTGCTCTCGTTGACAGGAAGGATAACATCATAGCCATTGCACCCTTTTTCGAAAGAACCGATTCTGCCTTTGAATTCGGCATATCGGGACTTATGGCCGAAGTTTCGGCCATAACCAGAATACCCTTTGAAAAGGGCCTTGTGGGCACCATTCCCTTTACGCCTGTTCCGGCCTATTCATTTCTGACCCCCACCAGAAACTCAAAAGACCTGCAACACATTGTGCGCCTTTTTCTGCGCTACATAGACTATCTGTGCGAAATCTACGGCTTCATGTCGGTGAGGCTCTACTTTGTGGACCCCCTTTTAAACGAAATGCAACCCCTTCTGGCTCAATTCGGATACGTCCAGCTTATAACTCAACACTTTATGTGGCACAATCACTACGCCAGCTTCGAAGAATTCCTTCGGAGTCTTGGCTCTCACAAGCGTCGCAACGTCCGACGGGAGTTGAGAAAGCTTAATGAAATGGGAATACACATATCCATGCAACCGGGCTCCAGGGTTGACGAAAAGATTTTCGATCAGATGTACGGCCTCTACCTCAGAACATGGAAAAAACACATGCCGCCCTGGATTCGACCTTACCTTAACCGCCAGTTCTTTATCCTGTTAAGGCCTTTTTTCAGAGATCGCTGTGCCTTTTCCATTGCAACCCGCGGGAGCGATACCAAAGGAATGGCCATATTCTTCGAGAAAAACGAAAAACTCTACGGGCGTTACTGGGGGAGCTTTGAACACGTACCTTACCTGCACTTCGCCACCTGCTACTACATACCCTTTATGTATGCCATTGAAAAAGGCATCAAAATGTTCGATCCTGGCTTCGGAGGCTACCATAAAGAGATTCGCGGTTTTGAATACGTCCCGGCCTATCACTTCGTCAAATTCTTCGGCCCTTCGAGACACCTCGGCTACATGGCGCTGGAAAATGTGGTAACCCGGAATTACGAAATATGA
- the gpmI gene encoding 2,3-bisphosphoglycerate-independent phosphoglycerate mutase yields MATREFLILPQRRPGPLVIVIMDGIGYREDVEGNAFRLGYTPHFDWLWNNCPRTLLKAHGTAVGLPSDKDMGNSEVGHNAIGAGRVYAQGARLVNEAIDSGRLFRGKGWRYVVDFCKEHNGALHFIGLFSDGNVHSHIDHLKKMIEYAAKTEGIRKIRIHILLDGRDVGETSALDYVIPFEEFLKKIRAETGADCRIASGGGRMVITMDRYEANWKMVELGWKTHVAGEGRRFRSAQEAIETYRKEIPGVIDQDIPPFVIADEKGEPVGPIRDGDGVIFFNFRGDRAIEISRAFEEENFTAFERVPRPKVAFAGMMEYDGDLHIPKTYLVEPPHISDTMGELLCRRGIRQMAIAETQKFGHVTYFWNGNRSGKFDEKLETYTEIPSDIVPFEQRPWMKAAEVTDRLLEGIRSGSYDLIRVNYANGDMVGHTGILQAAVIAGETVDLCLGRIIPAIEETRGILIVTADHGNLEEMFERDKKTGQIVRDEQGRPKAKTAHTLNPVPFIIYDPAGKEKIKFNPRVKTPSLTNIAATCFQLLGLEPPEIYDPPLLIFEDKGN; encoded by the coding sequence ATGGCAACCCGAGAGTTTTTAATACTTCCACAGAGAAGACCAGGTCCTCTGGTGATAGTGATCATGGACGGTATAGGATACCGTGAGGATGTGGAAGGCAACGCCTTTCGTTTAGGATACACCCCTCACTTCGACTGGCTGTGGAATAACTGCCCTCGCACTCTTCTCAAGGCGCACGGCACGGCCGTGGGACTGCCTTCCGACAAAGACATGGGAAATTCCGAAGTCGGGCACAACGCCATAGGAGCCGGCCGTGTCTATGCTCAGGGAGCCCGTCTGGTTAATGAAGCAATCGATTCGGGCAGGCTTTTCAGGGGGAAAGGCTGGCGCTACGTTGTTGACTTCTGTAAAGAACACAACGGGGCTCTGCACTTTATAGGGCTGTTCTCGGACGGCAACGTCCACAGTCACATAGACCATCTGAAAAAAATGATAGAATACGCGGCAAAAACAGAGGGGATACGGAAAATCCGGATACACATCCTGCTCGACGGTCGTGATGTAGGGGAAACCTCTGCTCTGGATTACGTCATTCCCTTTGAAGAATTTCTGAAAAAGATCAGGGCTGAAACGGGAGCAGACTGCCGCATTGCCAGTGGCGGAGGTCGCATGGTCATAACCATGGACCGTTACGAAGCTAACTGGAAAATGGTGGAACTGGGCTGGAAGACCCACGTTGCGGGCGAGGGACGACGGTTTCGTTCTGCTCAGGAAGCCATAGAGACCTATCGGAAGGAAATCCCGGGCGTCATAGACCAGGATATTCCCCCCTTTGTGATTGCCGACGAAAAGGGTGAACCCGTGGGACCGATAAGGGACGGGGACGGAGTGATCTTTTTCAATTTTCGAGGAGATCGGGCGATAGAGATTTCCCGGGCCTTCGAAGAGGAAAATTTTACGGCCTTCGAGCGGGTCCCACGGCCGAAAGTTGCCTTCGCCGGTATGATGGAATACGACGGAGACCTTCATATTCCCAAAACCTACCTCGTGGAACCCCCGCATATATCCGACACCATGGGCGAGTTATTGTGCCGGCGGGGAATCAGGCAGATGGCCATTGCCGAAACTCAGAAATTCGGCCACGTAACCTACTTCTGGAACGGGAACAGATCGGGCAAGTTCGACGAAAAGCTGGAAACTTACACAGAAATCCCTTCGGACATCGTCCCCTTTGAGCAGCGCCCGTGGATGAAAGCTGCAGAAGTAACGGACAGGCTATTAGAAGGAATAAGATCCGGCAGTTACGACCTCATTCGTGTAAACTACGCCAATGGGGACATGGTGGGACACACGGGAATTCTACAGGCGGCCGTCATAGCGGGCGAAACCGTGGACCTGTGTCTCGGGCGAATTATCCCGGCCATAGAGGAGACCCGGGGAATTCTGATCGTAACGGCCGATCACGGCAACCTGGAAGAAATGTTTGAAAGAGACAAAAAGACCGGACAGATAGTAAGAGATGAACAGGGCAGACCCAAGGCCAAAACGGCTCACACTCTAAATCCCGTGCCCTTCATAATCTACGACCCGGCAGGGAAAGAAAAAATTAAATTCAACCCCCGTGTGAAAACCCCGTCTTTAACCAACATCGCCGCAACCTGCTTCCAGCTTCTGGGGCTTGAGCCACCGGAAATATACGATCCGCCTTTGCTCATATTCGAAGATAAGGGAAACTGA
- the murC gene encoding UDP-N-acetylmuramate--L-alanine ligase, which produces MRYPSFRRVHFIGIGGIGMSGIAEVLLNMGYEVSGSDIRESDTTLRLRELGADVRIGHDPGNIEGAEVVVFSSAVRADNPEMVAALNTPGLPVIPRAEMLAELMRMKHSILVAGAHGKTTTTSMIGTLLCESGLDPTVVIGGKLNAWGTNAKMGAGQFFVAEADESDGTFLLFSPSIAVITNIDREHLDYYRDIDHIVDSFIQFANRVPFYGLTVLCCDNEWVATRVLPALKRRYVTYGFREGANYRALNLRAEGFGSVYDLEWNGRVVCSFRISVPGRHNVLNSLAAVAVGRELGLSWEEIGKGLERFTGVQRRLQIKGDVKGITVIDDYGHHPTEIEAVLETLEEYFPERRKVVVFQPHRYTRTRALADEFARVFRRCHVLFMCDIYPAGEKPIPGITGEFLAEKIKRESFGDGDRIFRFRPSLEELLQEVVDSITSGDMVITLGAGNVWKVGEELLLRLRRQEPR; this is translated from the coding sequence ATCAGGTATCCGTCTTTTCGGCGCGTTCACTTTATAGGAATCGGCGGAATCGGTATGAGCGGCATAGCCGAGGTTCTTCTGAATATGGGATATGAGGTGTCCGGTTCTGACATACGTGAAAGCGATACGACTTTGAGACTCAGGGAGCTCGGAGCGGATGTGAGAATCGGTCACGATCCGGGAAACATAGAGGGAGCCGAAGTGGTCGTTTTTTCTTCGGCCGTTAGGGCCGATAATCCCGAAATGGTTGCGGCTCTGAACACGCCGGGCTTGCCGGTTATACCCCGTGCCGAAATGCTTGCCGAACTCATGAGGATGAAACATTCAATTCTTGTTGCCGGCGCCCATGGCAAAACGACGACTACTTCTATGATAGGCACTCTTCTGTGTGAGTCGGGTCTGGATCCCACGGTTGTTATTGGAGGAAAACTCAATGCCTGGGGAACCAACGCCAAGATGGGAGCCGGTCAATTTTTCGTGGCCGAAGCCGACGAGAGCGATGGGACCTTTCTGCTGTTCAGTCCTTCCATAGCCGTGATTACCAACATAGACAGAGAACATCTGGACTATTACCGGGATATTGACCACATCGTTGACTCCTTTATTCAGTTCGCCAATCGGGTGCCTTTCTACGGTCTTACCGTTCTTTGCTGTGACAACGAATGGGTGGCCACAAGGGTTCTGCCGGCCCTCAAGAGGCGCTACGTAACTTACGGATTTCGTGAAGGAGCCAATTATCGGGCTCTTAACTTACGGGCCGAAGGTTTCGGAAGCGTTTACGATCTTGAGTGGAACGGCAGGGTTGTTTGTTCGTTCAGAATTAGCGTACCGGGAAGACATAATGTTTTGAATTCTCTTGCGGCCGTTGCGGTTGGTCGAGAGCTGGGCCTTTCCTGGGAGGAGATTGGAAAAGGGTTAGAGCGGTTTACCGGGGTTCAGAGAAGGCTTCAGATCAAAGGAGATGTAAAGGGTATCACGGTGATAGACGATTACGGTCATCATCCTACCGAAATTGAGGCAGTCCTGGAAACACTGGAGGAGTATTTCCCGGAAAGGCGAAAAGTCGTGGTTTTCCAGCCCCATCGTTATACGAGAACCAGGGCATTGGCCGACGAGTTCGCCAGAGTCTTTCGTAGATGTCATGTTCTTTTCATGTGCGATATTTACCCTGCAGGGGAAAAACCCATACCGGGAATAACGGGTGAATTTCTTGCGGAAAAGATAAAGAGGGAATCCTTCGGAGACGGTGATCGAATATTCAGGTTCAGACCGTCCCTTGAGGAGCTTTTACAGGAGGTAGTGGATAGTATAACCTCCGGGGACATGGTTATAACTCTGGGGGCGGGGAATGTCTGGAAGGTCGGTGAAGAACTCCTTTTGAGGCTAAGGCGTCAAGAACCGCGATGA